Proteins from a genomic interval of Thermoanaerobaculia bacterium:
- a CDS encoding branched-chain amino acid ABC transporter permease, translating to MSTFLQQLVNGLSLGSIYALIALGYTMVYGILRLINFAHGDVYMVGAYVGYYASTRFRAAEPSYPRAIAIMVLSMVVCGLLGIVIERFAYRPVRRAAKMTSLITAIGVSLLLENGGQLLFGADPKFFPSNAPHREFNVANVRVTSEQLTVFVVSIVLTIFLLA from the coding sequence GTGAGCACCTTTCTCCAGCAGCTCGTCAACGGGCTGTCCCTCGGCTCGATCTACGCGCTGATCGCGCTGGGATACACGATGGTGTACGGGATCCTGCGCCTGATCAACTTCGCCCACGGCGACGTCTATATGGTCGGCGCGTACGTCGGGTACTACGCCTCCACGCGCTTCCGGGCGGCGGAGCCGTCGTACCCTCGGGCGATCGCGATCATGGTCCTCTCGATGGTCGTCTGCGGATTGCTCGGCATCGTCATCGAACGCTTCGCCTACCGGCCGGTGCGGCGGGCGGCGAAGATGACGTCCCTCATCACCGCGATCGGCGTTTCGCTGCTCCTCGAAAACGGGGGCCAGCTCCTGTTCGGCGCCGATCCGAAGTTCTTCCCGTCCAACGCTCCGCACCGCGAGTTCAACGTCGCCAACGTCCGGGTCACGTCCGAGCAGCTGACGGTCTTCGTCGTGTCGATCGTGCTGACGATCTTCCTCCTCGCATT